A region from the Sander vitreus isolate 19-12246 chromosome 1, sanVit1, whole genome shotgun sequence genome encodes:
- the mapk6 gene encoding mitogen-activated protein kinase 6 has protein sequence MAEKFDSLMNIHGFDLGSRYMDLKPLGYGGNGLVFSAVDTDCDKRVAVKKIILTDPQSVKHALREIKIIRRLDHDNTVKVFETLGPNGRRLTEDVVSLTEVNSVYIVQEYMETDLCQLLERGLLSEGHARLFMYQLLRGLKYIHSANVLHRDLKPANLFLNTEDLVLKIGDFGLARIMDPHYSHKGHLSEGLVTKWYRSPRLLLSPDNYTKAIDMWAAGCIFAEMLTGKTLFAGAHELEQMQLILESIPVLREEDRQELHSVIPVFIRNDMSKPHTPLAKLLPDVSPQALDFLEKILTFNPMDRLTAEEALAHPYMADYSFPLDEPVSLHPFHIEDEVDDILLMDQSHSHTWDRYHESQLSEADWHLHSTHDPDEVQVDPRALSDVTDKEEVQVDPRKYADGDREFLDEPSFDYSTLFQPEQSWQDDHHENKYCDLQCSHTCNYKAVSPSYLDNLIWRDSEVNHYYEPKLIIDISNWKEQQSKEKADRKAKSKCEKNGLVKAQIALQEAEKTQGPAEKDSEQEKHQTEKPQSQQNQGFDFDSFIASTIKLSLQPEPCQEMALLNEVGLLNELNSSVSQLEAPRSGSMSKSISQEKEEKCLVNLAQLGGGGLGVVGGDGAWPAHPWESFGSGERVGENGCLIDEACWDIHKEDQLQKESTYTSYLDRLFSRKEDGAGETVASSETEPSEGREPDESFLCRSTEIVLNMQLDSLALPGFDSTDDLPLKSIQASLTPCAVKCSPQIPHKTYSSIFKHLN, from the exons ATGGCAGAGAAGTTTGACTCACTGATGAACATCCATGGCTTTGACCTGGGTTCTCGCTACATGGACTTGAAGCCTCTGGGCTACGGGGGGAACGGCCTGGTGTTTTCAGCTGTTGACACAGACTGTGACAAGCGTGTTGCCGTGAAGAAGATTATCTTGACTGACCCCCAGAGTGTGAAGCATGCCCTGCGGGAAATCAAAATTATCAGACGTCTCGACCACGACAACACTGTCAAG GTGTTTGAGACATTGGGTCCCAATGGTCGCAGGCTAACGGAGGATGTGGTGTCCCTGACAGAGGTCAACTCTGTCTACATTGTGCAGGAGTACATGGAGACAGACCTGTGTCAGCTGTTGGAGAGGGGCCTTTTGTCTGAGGGCCACGCCAGGCTCTTCATGTACCAGCTCCTACGGGGCCTGAAGTACATCCACTCTGCTAATGTCCTGCACCGCGACCTCAAGCCTGCCAACCTGTTTCTCAACACAGAGGACCTGGTACTGAAGATTGGGGACTTTGGGCTGGCCCGCATCATGGACCCACACTACTCTCACAAG GGTCATCTCTCTGAAGGTCTGGTCACCAAGTGGTACAGGTCTCCTcgcctgctgctctctcctgaCAACTACACCAAAGCCATCGACATGTGGGCCGCCGGCTGCATCTTTGCCGAGATGCTCACAGGGAAAACCCTCTTTGCAG GAGCCCACGAACTGGAGCAGATGCAGCTGATCCTGGAGTCCATCCCCGTACTGCGAGAGGAAGACCGACAGGAGCTCCACAGCGTCATCCCCGTCTTTATCCGCAACGACATGTCCAAGCCTCACACACCACTGGCTAAGCTGCTGCCTGACGTCAGTCCCCAGG CCCTTGACTTCCTGGAGAAGATCCTGACCTTTAACCCCATGGATCGCCTCACTGCGGAGGAGGCCCTGGCCCACCCCTATATGGCCGACTACTCCTTCCCCCTAGACGAGCCTGTCTCTCTGCACCCCTTCCACATTGAGGATGAAGTAGATGATATCCTGCTCATGGACCAGAGCCACAGCCACACCTGGGACAG ATATCATGAGAGCCAGCTGTCAGAGGCTGACTGGCATTTGCACAGCACCCACGACCCAGACGAAGTTCAGGTTGACCCAAGGGCTCTCTCCGATGTTACAGACAAGGAGGAGGTTCAG GTGGATCCTCGTAAATATGCTGATGGAGATCGTGAGTTCCTGGATGAGCCATCCTTCGATTACTCCACTCTGTTCCAGCCGGAGCAATCCTGGCAGGACGACCACCACGAAAACAAATACTGTGACTTGCAGTGTAGCCACACCTGTAACTACAAGGCCGTGTCGCCCTCCTACCTGGACAACCTCATCTGGAGGGACAGTGAAGTCAACCACTACTACGAACCCAAGCTCATCATCGACATCTCCAACTGGAAGGAGCAGCAGAGCAAGGAGAAGGCGGACCGCAAGGCCAAGAGCAAGTGCGAGAAGAACGGGCTGGTGAAGGCCCAGATCGCGCTGCAGGAGGCCGAGAAGACCCAGGGTCCGGCGGAGAAGGACAGCGAGCAGGAGAAACATCAGACGGAGAAGCCTCAAAGCCAGCAGAACCAAGGCTTTGACTTTGACTCCTTCATCGCCAGCACCATTAAACTGAGCCTGCAGCCGGAGCCGTGTCAGGAGATGGCCCTGCTCAACGAGGTGGGCCTCCTTAACGAGCTCAACTCTTCCGTTTCCCAGCTAGAGGCTCCCCGCTCAGGCTCCATGTCCAAGTCCATAAGtcaggagaaggaggagaagtgCCTGGTAAACCTCGCCCAGTTAGGCGGAGGAGGGCTGGGAGTCGTCGGCGGTGACGGCGCCTGGCCCGCTCACCCCTGGGAGAGCTTTGGCTCCGGGGAGAGAGTCGGGGAGAACGGCTGTTTGATAGATGAAGCATGCTGGGACATTCACAAAGAGGACCAGCTCCAGAAAGAGAGCACTTACACCAGCTACCTGGACCGCCTGTTCAGCCGGAAGGAAGACGGGGCCGGAGAGACTGTGGCCAGCTCGGAGACGGAGCCCTCGGAGGGGAGAGAGCCGGACGAGAGCTTCCTCTGCAGGAGCACAGAGATTGTGCTGAACATGCAGCTGGACTCTCTGGCCCTGCCTGGCTTTGACAGCACCGATGACTTGCCTCTAAAATCCATCCAGGCGTCCCTCACCCCCTGCGCTGTCAAATGCTCCCCACAGATTCCCCACAAAACATACAGCAGCATCTTCAAGcatcttaattaa